TAGCGAAAGAGGAATCTTGAGCTTGCAAAAGTCCGCAAACCTGCTGCTAAATTCATTGATCAGCAAATCTATAGTATTTTCGAATTGAGTAAAATCGGCACTTGGGTTTTCTTCTTTGATGACAGAGCAACAGGAAAAATGAGTCAGATCGTTTCTTTCCAAACAGTCCTTAAACAAGCCCAATTTCGAGCGGAAACCTTCTACATGTCCCACTAAATTTGAAATGCTCTGCCCTTTCCCCTGCAAACTCAAATTTAGCACATTCAAGTGATTTGTTATATCAGTTAGAAAAGCCAAGCCGCTAAGAAATTCATTGCTTTGAAGCTGCGCTTGAAACGCATCTGTGTTTTCGATGCGCTCCTCctcaaaaaaagaaagaatttcTTTGCGCAGGccaaagaaatgttttaacacTTTGCCAGCGCTCAACCATCTGATACTTGTGTATTGAGGAAGGTCGCTGAATTAAGCATCGACTTCGTCCAAGAATGACATGAATCTTCGATGCCGTTGAGCTTTATTACCACCCCTTATTAGATTAACCATCTTCACAACGCTTTGCATGACGTCcatcattttcaaaacttttccgCAAAGTGCTTCTTGGTGAATTATGCAATGCAGCGTTATGCAATCAACTCCATTTTGTTTCAGCAATCCGACAAGATCAGTTTTGTTTCCCACCATGGCCTTTGCCCTATCCGTTGCAATACAagagcattttttaaaacctCCATACTCAGAAACAACAGAGTCAAGAGCTGCATATATGTCAGAACCTTTAGTCCCACCACTTAATGGATGAATTTCAAGCAATTCTTCGTGAACAAGAAAATCCTCGTCTACTATTCGAGCAAATATCAGCAATTGGCTAATATCACTCACATCCGTACTCTCATCCAaagcaattgaaaaatatctgcATTTTCCCATTAAGATTTCCAACTTACAAGAAACGTGTCGACTTAAATTGGTCACTCTCCTTGCCATTGTCTGATGCGACAAAGACAcggttttaaacttttcagcaACTTTTTTTTCGCCAAACACCTCTGCCATTTTGATCGCACATTTCTTAACCAATTCACCTTCTCGAAATGACTTCCTTTCTTTTGTGAGGATGAGTGCAACTTCATATGAAGCTTCAAGGCTTGTTTTTTGGCGGCTCACAAAAGTATACATCGCTGCCACTTGTTTCTCCTGTTTGTTCTTGAGATTTTGCAATACGTTCTTTCTTTCATTACCtccatattttttaaacttatctTTGTGAAAAGCCTCATAATGACGCTTGATGTTGTACTCTTTAGCAgctgaaactgttttttttgcatACCAGACAGAGTGGTTTCCCTGAATTTTCTACGAATAAGTAATCTTATTcccatttatttaaaaatgaccTTTCTTTTTTTACAAGTACTCATTCTGTAGCTTTGTTGAAGTGTTTAAACTGGTAAGTTTTAGGCTagcagcgtggtccaactactTTTGACTTACGAGccactttacaaaaacgtgACAACTTGCAGGCCACTTTGTTCATTCACATCTATAATGCCcactattatgacgtaacacacAAATGGATGATGCGATGCAATGATGCTGTCGCAATTATTGGATTATGCCAAATTTCTGAGTGTTGCGCA
The Clavelina lepadiformis chromosome 4, kaClaLepa1.1, whole genome shotgun sequence DNA segment above includes these coding regions:
- the LOC143452965 gene encoding protein FAM200C-like, producing MYTFVSRQKTSLEASYEVALILTKERKSFREGELVKKCAIKMAEVFGEKKVAEKFKTVSLSHQTMARRVTNLSRHVSCKLEILMGKCRYFSIALDESTDVSDISQLLIFARIVDEDFLVHEELLEIHPLSGGTKGSDIYAALDSVVSEYGGFKKCSCIATDRAKAMVGNKTDLVGLLKQNGVDCITLHCIIHQEALCGKVLKMMDVMQSVVKMVNLIRGGNKAQRHRRFMSFLDEVDA